The Brevundimonas vesicularis genome includes the window ATCCAGAATGGCGAAACCCATGTGATCTCCGGCGTCCATCTGCCGATGGCCGGCTGGCATAATGTGTCCAACGCCTTGGCCGCCATCGCCGTGGCGCGCGAACTGGACGTGTCGGACGACGCGATCCGCACCGGCCTAGCCGGGTTCGGCGGGGTCAAGCGGCGCTTCACTACGACGGGCGTCGTGGGCGGCGTCCGCATCGTCGACGACTATGGCCACCACCCGGTCGAGATCGCCGCCGTGCTGAAGGCCGCGCGTCAGGTGACGGACGGACGGGTCATCGCCGTGGTTCAGCCGCACCGCTACACCCGTCTGCGCGATCTGATGGACGAGTTCTCGACCTGCTTCTCGGACGCCGACAGCGTGATCGTCGCCGACGTCTATCCGGCCGGCGAACAACCGATCGAAGGTGTGGACAAGCACGCCCTGGCCGACGGAGTGCGTCGCTACGGCCACCGTCACGTCCAGGCCCTGGAGAACGCCGCCGTCCTGCCGCGCCTGATCAAGGACGAGGCCAAATCCGGCGACGTCGTCGTGCTGTTGGGCGCCGGCGACATCACCAGCTGGGCCTATGGCCTGCCGGCTCAGCTGGAGGCTCTGGCGTGATCGATTTGCCCGACGTGCGCGGCAAGCTGCTGCGGGACGAGCCGCTCGCGCCCTATACCTGGTTCCGGGTGGGCGGCGCGGCCGAAGCCCTGTTCATTCCGGCGGACGCCGAGGATCTGGCGGACTTCCTGAAGGCGCTGGACCCGGCCGTGCCGGTGACGGTTCTGGGCGTCGGATCGAACGTCATCGTCCGTGACGGCGGGGTCGAGGGCGTGGTGATCCGCCTAGCGGGCCGCCCGTGGGCGCAGATCACGACGGACGGCGACACGGTCACGGCCGGCGCGGGCGCGCTGGACTCGATGGTCGCCAAGGCCAGCGCCAAGGCGGGGATCGCCGGGCTGGAGTTCTATGCCGGAATTCCGGGCACGATCGGCGGAGCCCTGACCATGAACGCCGGCTGCTATGGCTCCGAGACCAAGGACGTGCTGGTCTCGGCCTGGGGGCTGACGCGGGCTGGCGAGCGGGTCGATTACGATCTGGCCGACTTCGGCTACACCTATCGCCATTCCCGGGCACCGGCCGACATCATCTGGATCGAGGCGACCTATCGCGGCACGACCGACGAACCCGAGGCGGTGGCGGCCCGGATCTCCGAGATCACCAGCCGTCGCGAGACCACCCAGCCGATCCGCGAGAAAACGGGCGGCTCGACGTTCAAGAACCCCGAGGGCCATTCGTCGTGGAAGCTGGTGGATGAGGCCGGCTGGCGCGGCAAGCTGCATACCGAGACGGGCGGTGGGGCCAAGTTCAGCGAACTGCACTCCAACTTCATGATCAATCCCGGCGAGGCGACAGCCGCCGACATCGAAGGCCTGGGCGAGGCGGTTCGCGCCGATGTCCTGGCCAAGACCGGCGTTCAGCTGGAGTGGGAAATCAAGCGGATCGGCCGAGCGGGATAAAAAACCCGCGCAAAAATGGTCGGCGGACGCGAATGGTTGACGGCCTGTTAAACATGTAGGCCCCAATCCAGGGCGTCATGGCCCGCGCTTTCAAAGACCTTCACGTCGCCGTCCTGATGGGCGGCCTTTCCGCAGAGCGGGAGGTGTCCCTCTCGTCGGGCGAGCAGTGCGCGCGCGCGATGGAGCGGCAGGGCGTGCGCGTCAGCCGCGTGGATGCCGGGCGCGACTTGGCCAATGTGCTTTCGGGTCTGATCAAGCCGGACGTGGTGCTGAACTGTCTGCACGGCGCTTGGGGCGAGGACGGCTGCGTCCAGGGCGTGCTGGAGACCCTGCGGATTCCCTACACCCATTCCGGCGTGCTGGCCTCTGCCCTGGCGATGGACAAGGACAAGTCCAAGGCCGTGCTGCGGGCGGCCGGCATTAAGGTGCCGGGCGGTGGTCTTTACGATCGTCACGAAGTCGCCAGCCGCCACGTCATCGACCCGCCCTATGTGGTCAAGCCGAATGCCGAGGGCTCGTCGGTCGGCGTCTTCCTGGTGCGCGAAGGCGCCAACCGTCCGGTTTCCGAAGTGGGGGAGCCGGGCTGGGCTTACGGCGAGCAGGTCGTCGTCGAGCCCTATATCGCCGGCAAGGAGCTGTGCGTCACCGTGCTGGGCGAACCGGCCGGACCGCGCGCCCTGACGGTCACCGACATCACCCCGACCAAAGGCTTCTATGACTATGAGGCCAAGTATGCGCCGGGCGGATCGGTGCACGTCCTGCCGGCCGTCCTGCCGCCGTATGTGTTCGAACAGGCGCTGCGTCAGGCGGAGGCGGCGCATGTCGCCATGGGCTGCCGCGGCGTGTCGCGATCCGACTTCCGTTATGATGATGTTAAGGACGATCTGGTCTTGTTGGAGGTCAATACCCAGCCCGGCATGACCCCGACTTCGCTCGCGCCCGAGCAGGCCGCCCATACCGGGATGAGCTATGACGATCTGGTTCGGTGGATGGTGGAGGACGCCTCATGCCCGCGGTAGTTCGCGGCGGTCGGCGACAGGGTTCTAATCAGGCTCCACAGCGCGGTTCGGCTTCCAAAGGCGGAGGACGATCGCGCGGCGGGGCCCAGAACGCGTCCGCCGTTCCCGGCAAGATGGCCGCCATCGGCCGTGTCGATATTTCGCCGCGCACCGCCGTGATCGCCCTGGGCGCCGGCGCGCTGCTGCTGGTCGGGGTTCTGGCCACGGGCGCCCGCGCGGAGCGGATCGGCGCCTCGGTTTCGCATGGCCTGGACAGTGTGACGGCCGGTATGGGCCTGACGCTGAAGCGGGTGCACATCACCGGCGCCTCGCCGGAGGCTGAGCCGGCGATCCAGCGCGCGCTCGGCCTGTATTCCGGTCAGTCGATCACCAGCTTGGATCTGGACGCCATTCGCACGCGGGTTCAGGGCGTGGGTTGGGTCAAGGAGGCGCGCGTGGTGCGCCTGTTGCCCGACACCCTGATCGTCGAGGTCAAGGAACACGACCGCCTCGCCGTCTGGCAGGAGGCCGGTCAGATCAAGGTCATCGATAACCGGGGCCAGGTCATCGACGGCGCCGACGCGCGCCGCTATCCGACCTTGCCGCTCGTCGTTGGCAAGGGCGCCGACGTGGCGGCGGGTGACATCCTGCCACTGCTGGCCCAACGCCCGCGACTGATGGGGATGGTGGACGCCCTGGTGCGCGTGGACGAGCGACGCTGGGACCTGCGTCTTAAGGACGGCAGCCTGATCCAACTGCCCGCCACCGAACAGGAGGCGGCCCTGATCCGCCTCGATGCTCTGGATCAGCGCGAACGCCTGCTCGACCTGGGCTTCGCCCGTGTCGATCTCAGAACCCCGGACGAGGTCGCCGTGCGACCCGCCGGCGACGCCTAAGGACCGTAGAGACATGACCAAGCAACGCGGCGCGGCGAATGATCACGGTCGGGGCATGGATCCTCGCGCCGGTCGTGCGCCGGTCGTCGCTGCGCTGGATATCGGTCAATCCAAGGTCTCGTGCTTTATCATGAAGCCGGACGGCGTGCGTCATGCCGACCGCACCATCCGCGTCGCGGGCGCCAGCCACGTCCAGTCCAAGGGCGTCAGGGGCGGGGCGATCATCAACATGGACGAGGCGGCCCAGGCCATCGGTCACGCCGTCGAACGCGCCGAGCGCGCCGCCCAGAGCCCGGTTTCCGGCGTCGTCGTCACCACGGCTATCGGCCAAATGGCCAGCCACCGGGTGCAGGCCCGCGTCTCGCTGGGCGCCAATCCGGTCGGGGACGCCGATCTGGCCCGCGCCATCGGCATGGCCCTGGCCCAGATTCGCCTGCCCAACCGTCGCCCGATCCACGTTCTGCCCATCGCCTGGTCGGTCGATGGCGCGCGCGGCGTGCATGATCCGCGTTCGATGCGGGGCGGCTCGCTGGGGCTTGATCTGTTGGTGGTCTCGATGGCCGAGAATGTGTTCACGACCCTCAGCCACTGCCTGGAGCTGGCGCACCTCGACCTGCAGGGCGTCGCCGCCGCACCCGTCGTCTCTTCTCTGGCCGCGCTGGAAGAGGACGAGATGGACCTGGGCGCCGTCTGCATCGACATGGGCGGCGGCTCGACCAGCGCCGCCGTCTGGGGCGGCCGGTCCTTGCTGCATATCGAAAGCCTGAACGTCGGCGGCGACCACGTCACCTCCGATATCGCGCGCGGCCTGTCGACGTCCAAGGCCGGCGCCGAACGGCTCAAGACCCTTCACGGCTCGGCCATGGCCAGCGCCAACGAGGACCGCGAAATGCTGGAAGCCCCGCCACGCGGCGAGGACGCCTCGGCCGGCCCCGTCATCGTCCCGCGTGCCATGCTGAAGACCGTCATCGCTCCCCGCGTCGAGGAAACGCTCGAACTGCTCCGTGATCGACTGAAAAACGCAGGCGTCGGCCTGGAGCCGGGCGCGGGTCTCGTCCTGACGGGCGGGGCCAGCCAGCTGAACGGCGTGCGCGAGCTGGCGGTGCGTGTCTTCGACCGCCCCGTCCGCCTCGGAAAACCCCAACGGGCGCCACATTTGGCCGACGCCGCCTCCGGTCCCGCCTTCTGCGCCACCGCCGGCGTCCTCCTCCGCGCCGCCTACGGCCCGCGCGAGGCGGTGTCGGCGCGGAAGCTGATGGCGCGGCAGATTACGGCTGCAGATGCGCCCCGCATTCACCGTGGAAACGTGGTGGGACGCGTGGCCGGCTGGCTGAGAGATAATCTGTGAAGGCCCCCACGACCCATGCTTTAGCTCCAGTCACCGCGCGCCAACCCTACCTGAGATCCAAACTTCCATCTTCGTGGAAAACTTCAGCAACGCTTCCGGTTTGGGGTGTTCTTCGGTCCGACTCACATTATCGCCGTAACCTTCTCTTAACCTTCATGGGCGCAATCCTTAACGCGCTCATAACCAAAGCGATTCGGCGGGGCGGTCGGTTGGTTTGAAGGGGCGGGTCAGCAGGTCGGAAACAGAAAATGTCGCTCTCATTGGTCAAGCCGCAACACACTGAACTGAAGCCCCGCATCGTCGTGTTCGGCGTCGGCGGCGCTGGCGGCAACGCCGTGAACAATATGATCGACGCCGGTCTCGAAGGGGTCGAGTTCGTCGTGGCCAACACCGACGCGCAGCACCTCAGCTTCGCCAAGACCGATCGCCGCATCCAACTGGGCGAGACCATCACCCAGGGCCTGGGGCGCCCACCCCGAAGTCGGCATGAACGCCGCCGAGGAGTCCGCCGACGAGATCCATCAGCACCTGGAAGGTGCGCACATGGTCTTCATCACCTGCGGCATGGGCGGCGGCACCGGCACCGGCGCGGCGCCGGTCATCGCCAAATGCGCGCGTGATCGCGGCATCCTGACCGTCGGCGTCGTGACCAAGCCCTTCACCTTCGAAGGCCGTCATCGCATGCGTCTGGCCGACGCGGGCGTCGCCGAGCTGCAACGCTATGTCGACACCCTGATCGTCATCCCGAACCAAAACCTGTTCCGCGTCGCCAATGAGCGCACGACCTTCGCCGACGCCTTTGGCATGGCCGATCAGGTCCTGCACTCGGGCGTGCGTTCGATCACCGACCTGATGATCCTGCCGGGCCTGATCAATCTGGACTTCGCTGACGTGCGCGCGGTCATGTCCGAGATGGGCAAGGCAATGATGGGCACGGGCGAGGCCACGGGCGACGACCGCGCCCTGCTGGCGGCCCAGAACGCCATCGCCAACCCGCTGCTGGACGAAACCAGCCTGAAGGGCGCCAAGGCCGTGCTGGTGAACATCACCGGCGGTCTGGACATGACGCTGCTGGAAGTCGACGAGGCCGCCAACGCCATCAGCGCGGAAGTGGACGGCGACGCCAACATCATCTTCGGCGCGGCCTTCGACCCGGCTCTGGATGGCAAGATCCGCGTCTCGGTCGTCGCGACCGGAATGGACGAGGGCGAAGTGCGTCGCATCGAACCCATCGCCCCGCCGGCCGCCAGCGCGCCGCTGGCCAGCCATGATGCGCGCCGCTCGGCCGGCGGCCTGTACGGCACGCAAGCCTCGCGCGCCCCGGAACCGACCCGCGACACCTATCGCGAGCCGGTCCGCGCAGAAGCCCCGCGCGCGCCCGAGCCCCGTATCGAGCCGGCGCCGGTCGTGCCGACCTTTCAGGCCCCTGCCGCTCGCGAACCGGAACCGCGCCCCGAGCCGGTGATCCGCGTTGCCGAGCCGCAGCCGCGCGCTCTGGACCCCATCGTTGATCCTTGGGTCGAGGAATATGAAACCCGCGCGCCGGCCCCGCGCGTCGCGCCGCAAGGCGATCTCTATGAGCGCGCCGCGCCTGCGGCCCAGAAGCCTCAGGCCGACGATGGTTACGACGACCGTGACCACCGCCGCAGCGGCTGGAGCCTGTTTGGTCGCGGCAAGCGCACCCAGCCTCAGCACGACATGTCCTATGCGCCGCAATCGTCGCATCAGGCGCGCGCGTCGGCTCAACCGGTCCAACATCAAGAACCGGAGGCGGGACAGGCCGATGACGACCTGGAAATCCCATCCTTTCTCCGCCGTCTGGCCAACTAAACGTCCGAAATAACGATGAAACGCCCCGGAGCCCGCCTCCGGGGCGTTTCTCGTTCTCGGATGTGTCTCAGACCGAAACAATCCGAAACCGGACTTTGATTTCGCGCTTGCGGCATGACCGCTAGATGAAACGCAGGGCGCAATCCGCACGGCGTGCGGCGCGCAAAGGAAAGAGCGAGTTCAGGTTTGTCGGTCAGAAGCGACCATCACGAACGCACCATCGTCGCCCCGGCCATCATCGCCGGGGTCGGGGTGCACACCGGCCGCCGGGTGCGGCTGGCGGTTCGGCCTGCGC containing:
- the murB gene encoding UDP-N-acetylmuramate dehydrogenase, translating into MIDLPDVRGKLLRDEPLAPYTWFRVGGAAEALFIPADAEDLADFLKALDPAVPVTVLGVGSNVIVRDGGVEGVVIRLAGRPWAQITTDGDTVTAGAGALDSMVAKASAKAGIAGLEFYAGIPGTIGGALTMNAGCYGSETKDVLVSAWGLTRAGERVDYDLADFGYTYRHSRAPADIIWIEATYRGTTDEPEAVAARISEITSRRETTQPIREKTGGSTFKNPEGHSSWKLVDEAGWRGKLHTETGGGAKFSELHSNFMINPGEATAADIEGLGEAVRADVLAKTGVQLEWEIKRIGRAG
- a CDS encoding cell division protein FtsQ/DivIB is translated as MPAVVRGGRRQGSNQAPQRGSASKGGGRSRGGAQNASAVPGKMAAIGRVDISPRTAVIALGAGALLLVGVLATGARAERIGASVSHGLDSVTAGMGLTLKRVHITGASPEAEPAIQRALGLYSGQSITSLDLDAIRTRVQGVGWVKEARVVRLLPDTLIVEVKEHDRLAVWQEAGQIKVIDNRGQVIDGADARRYPTLPLVVGKGADVAAGDILPLLAQRPRLMGMVDALVRVDERRWDLRLKDGSLIQLPATEQEAALIRLDALDQRERLLDLGFARVDLRTPDEVAVRPAGDA
- the ftsA gene encoding cell division protein FtsA; this encodes MDPRAGRAPVVAALDIGQSKVSCFIMKPDGVRHADRTIRVAGASHVQSKGVRGGAIINMDEAAQAIGHAVERAERAAQSPVSGVVVTTAIGQMASHRVQARVSLGANPVGDADLARAIGMALAQIRLPNRRPIHVLPIAWSVDGARGVHDPRSMRGGSLGLDLLVVSMAENVFTTLSHCLELAHLDLQGVAAAPVVSSLAALEEDEMDLGAVCIDMGGGSTSAAVWGGRSLLHIESLNVGGDHVTSDIARGLSTSKAGAERLKTLHGSAMASANEDREMLEAPPRGEDASAGPVIVPRAMLKTVIAPRVEETLELLRDRLKNAGVGLEPGAGLVLTGGASQLNGVRELAVRVFDRPVRLGKPQRAPHLADAASGPAFCATAGVLLRAAYGPREAVSARKLMARQITAADAPRIHRGNVVGRVAGWLRDNL
- a CDS encoding D-alanine--D-alanine ligase, whose translation is MARAFKDLHVAVLMGGLSAEREVSLSSGEQCARAMERQGVRVSRVDAGRDLANVLSGLIKPDVVLNCLHGAWGEDGCVQGVLETLRIPYTHSGVLASALAMDKDKSKAVLRAAGIKVPGGGLYDRHEVASRHVIDPPYVVKPNAEGSSVGVFLVREGANRPVSEVGEPGWAYGEQVVVEPYIAGKELCVTVLGEPAGPRALTVTDITPTKGFYDYEAKYAPGGSVHVLPAVLPPYVFEQALRQAEAAHVAMGCRGVSRSDFRYDDVKDDLVLLEVNTQPGMTPTSLAPEQAAHTGMSYDDLVRWMVEDASCPR